DNA from Pirellulales bacterium:
TCGGCCGGCGACCCGAGCATTGCCCGCAACCGGGCCGAACTCGAAGCCCGAGCGGTCGCCCCCGTGCTGGCCAAAGTCGGTCCCCACGCCGAGGAGTTCGCCGAACAGGTCGACTGGTTCGAGCTGGCGCGAGCCAGGGCAACGAGATAAACAGGAAGTCGGAAATAAACGCAAATGGACGAGAATGGGAAGTGATTCGATCCATTTTCGGTACCAGTTCCTCGTCGGCAAAACCGGCTGCCTTATTCCCGTGTATTTCCGTTCATTTCCGGCCGGTCCTCAGGACGATTGCAAAGTCAGAGTGGGGCGAATCCGAGGGCCTTGAGCGCAACGCTTGGATTTTCTCCGAGCCAGTCGGCCCGACGACAGAGGGGCTGAGATCGCCTGCCTGGCGGCGGAAGCTGAGCGGACAGCAGCCGCAAGACGTCCAGCGCCGCCGAGGTCAGCATCGCCAGACGGGTGCCGAGTCCGGGACGTTGGCACCAATGACGGTCCTCGTCCCACCAGCGATCCTTGAGAAAGTGCAGGCAGTTCTCGATCCGCCAATGTCCGCGGACATAGTTCAAGAGTTGGGTCGGAGTGACCCGATCGGGATCGAGACTGGTGACGAAGTACCTTATGTCATGACTAACAAGTTGCCCGTCCCGGGTTGTGACCAAACGGTCCACACGCAGCGCGATGCGGCACCCTGGGAAGGCGAGTTGATCTCGATAGTACGCGCAGTCTTCCAGGTCGCACCACAGGCGACGAGTTTCGCGGCGTCCCCCTTTTTTTCGGTCGTTTCCGCGTCGGCCGGACGTGTGGCAGCCTGGGCGAAGCTGGTCACCAGCGCCTCGTGCAGATCGCCTTGATTCTTCTTCACCTGCAACAGGTAGTCGCAAGGGCCTCGTGACAGAATGTCGGCCAGGTGGCGTTGCGTATAGATCGCGTCGCCGGTCAGCAAACGCAGCATCGGAAACTCACGGAGCAGTTCGTCCCAGTGGTTCAACAACACGTGAGGCTCGTTGGTCTTTTCAGCTTGCACTGCCCACTGCGCCAGCACCAACTTGGCGCGATGCGCAAAGACACTGAGGATTTGCACCGGTCGACCATCCTCATGGCTTTGGCAGGCGGTTTTCGCATCCACCGCGGCCACGCTTAACTCGTGCGGATCTTGCACCACGGTCACCAGCCAACGCCCAAAGGCTTGCTGAAAATCCGCGAGTGTGAAGCGTGCCAAGACCCGGCTGAGCGTAGTCGCATGCGGCGGCTGCAAAGAATCAAATCCCAACGGTTCTTGGAGTTCCGCCCAGTGGCGAGTGGCCCAGTCGTGCAGTCGAGCCAATTCACGAATGCGAGCCAGCAGCCCTAGAAAGACCAGGGCCAGCATGCCCGAGAAGGGATGCCGCACGCCCCGCTTGCAACGCGGGTCGGGAATTTGGGAAAAGACATCCGCCAACGACCGCAAAGTCTTCGTATCCATGCGCAGGCCTCCATGATTGAGACCTGCTCCCTGGTCCAGAATCCATCCCGAGGACCAACTCCTCGCCAATACTACGCACGACGAACGGATTTGGATCGAGGAAAGGACTTTGCAATCGTCCTGCCCCTCCCGGCCCCGAATCGTCAGCTACGGATTTCGTTTGACACGGGCATTCGGTTCCTGGGCCGCGCGGCGCTTCACAAGCCGGCAATCCATCGCGTATAATCAACAGTTTGCAGCCGCGCCGGTTTTCTGGAACCTCCCAGGGCAGCGGTCGCCGCACTGTCGTCGCCGGATGGATCAAAGAATTTCATGGCTGAAAACGAAAAGAAAAGTCACTGGTCGGACCTGGCTCAGGAACTGGGCACGCCGGTTCCCGCCGCCGAATCGAAGCGGCCGGCAATCGTGCC
Protein-coding regions in this window:
- a CDS encoding transposase, coding for MEDCAYYRDQLAFPGCRIALRVDRLVTTRDGQLVSHDIRYFVTSLDPDRVTPTQLLNYVRGHWRIENCLHFLKDRWWDEDRHWCQRPGLGTRLAMLTSAALDVLRLLSAQLPPPGRRSQPLCRRADWLGENPSVALKALGFAPL
- a CDS encoding ISAs1 family transposase, coding for MDTKTLRSLADVFSQIPDPRCKRGVRHPFSGMLALVFLGLLARIRELARLHDWATRHWAELQEPLGFDSLQPPHATTLSRVLARFTLADFQQAFGRWLVTVVQDPHELSVAAVDAKTACQSHEDGRPVQILSVFAHRAKLVLAQWAVQAEKTNEPHVLLNHWDELLREFPMLRLLTGDAIYTQRHLADILSRGPCDYLLQVKKNQGDLHEALVTSFAQAATRPADAETTEKKGDAAKLVACGATWKTARTIEINSPSQGAASRCVWTVWSQPGTGNLLVMT